In Hemitrygon akajei chromosome 9, sHemAka1.3, whole genome shotgun sequence, the following are encoded in one genomic region:
- the hey2 gene encoding hairy/enhancer-of-split related with YRPW motif protein 2 isoform X1, which produces MKRPCEESSSDSDIDETIDVGSENIYAGQDNNVLMRAGSPSTTSQIMARKKRRGIIEKRRRDRINNSLSELRRLVPTAFEKQGSAKLEKAEILQMTVDHLKMLRATGGKGFFDAHALAMDFMSIGFRECLAEVARYLSSVEGLDTSDPLRLRLVSHLNTYASQREAAVMSSSVAAHHHHHQQQHQRHQQRLQQHQQHQHWAAAFHQLPSALLQHHGLASDRLLATASSELHPGTAIPQPRQGSALLTATLAAAAAAAAAAAAQGDTSPGAAPAGGAGLVAPLSTSLLSLSATVHAAAHAHTFPLPLGALPSVFPPGGAVLSPAGFGAVPHAGNRGSGGGGKHYRPWGTEIGAF; this is translated from the exons ATGAAACGTCCCTGTGAAGAAAGTTCTTCAGATAGTGATATTGATGAAACCATAGACGTAGGGAGCGAAAATATCTACGCAGG ACAAGACAATAATGTACTCATGAGAGCTGGGTCTCCGTCAACAACTTCCCAAATCATGGCTAGAAAGAAAAGAAGAGGG ATCATTGAGAAAAGACGCCGGGATCGCATTAACAACAGTTTGTCAGAGCTTCGTCGTCTGGTCCCCACTGCTTTTGAGAAACAG GGATCAGCAAAGCTAGAGAAAGCGGAAATACTTCAGATGACGGTGGACCATTTAAAGATGCTTCGGGCGACCGGAGGTAAAG GGTTTTTTGACGCTCACGCTCTCGCCATGGACTTTATGAGCATCGGTTTCCGGGAGTGCTTGGCCGAGGTGGCTCGTTATTTGAGCTCGGTTGAAGGTCTGGACACCTCGGACCCGCTGCGTCTCCGTCTGGTCTCTCACCTCAACACGTACGCCTCGCAGCGAGAAGCGGCAGTGATGAGCTCGTCGGTGGCtgctcaccaccaccaccaccagcagcaACATCAGCGGCACCAGCAGCGGCTCCAGCAGCACCAACAGCACCAGCACTGGGCCGCCGCCTTCCATCAGCTGCCCTCCGCTTTGTTGCAGCACCACGGCCTTGCCAGTGACCGGCTGCTGGCCACCGCCTCTTCTGAACTGCACCCAGGTACCGCCATCCCACAGCCCCGGCAAGGCTCGGCTTTGCTTACTGCTACCCTGGCGGCGGCGGCAGCTGCGGCGGCCGCGGCCGCGGCTCAAGGCGATACGTCTCCAGGGGCGGCCCCTGCTGGCGGCGCTGGCCTTGTGGCTCCGCTCTccacctctctcctctccctctccgctACGGTACACGCCGCCGCCCACGCCCACACCTTCCCGCTCCCGCTCGGGGCCTTGCCCTCCGTGTTTCCCCCGGGCGGTGCAGTGCTCAGCCCAGCCGGCTTCGGCGCCGTCCCTCATGCCGGCAACAGAGGCAGCGGCGGCGG